A stretch of Microbacterium caowuchunii DNA encodes these proteins:
- a CDS encoding ATP-dependent Clp protease ATP-binding subunit has protein sequence MPEDFTPQEGDDARRSFDEFLARYLQGEQARAARSIDLSRFLSARTQQILQEAGRFALMRGQRELDALHVLHALVEDPTAREGLSRVGADPQAILRGIEGRLPQAGPAAEADGAVVTVSVQRALFHAFQVARSAGSTYIDPEHLFFALVLAQDSPAGRVLAEAGVTAEALTQGVREPVPAGAPGTETGAPASQTPMLDTYGQDLTALAAAGDLDPVIGRGDEIEQTIEILSRRTKNNPVLMGEAGVGKTAIVEGLARAIVAEEVPELLRGKRVIALDLPAMLAGARYRGDFEERLTKTMDEVAGLRGEVILFIDEVHTVVGAGAGGEGAMDAGNILKPRLARGDLHLVGATTLKEYRVIEKDPALERRFQPVRVGEPSLTDAIEILRGLRSAYEEHHRVTYTDEALRAAVELSDRYLTERVLPDKAIDLIDQAGARLRLRLGVSVDTTQLMAQLAELEAEKNSAVAAERYEEASRLRDEMTRLQGRIDEVTATGRPDAVVDEAQIAAVISRATGIPVSRLTETERDRLATLESELHARVIGQDEAVTAVAKAVRRSRTGMGDARRPIGSFLFLGPTGVGKTELAKTLAASLFDDEDAVIRFDMSEFGERHTVSRLVGAPPGYVGYDEAGQLTERVRRNPYAVVLFDEIEKAHPDVFNLLLQVLDDGRLTDGQGRTVDFRNTVIVMTSNIGAEFLASRSGAIGFIADGGGATGFGSEKDLRDRVMAKVREAMRPEFLNRIDEIVMFRKLDLPQLREIVSLLLGATRARLAAREIGLDVTDAAVDWLAEHGYEPEYGARPLRRLIQREIDDRIADLLVNGRLGDGGMVRVDAVDGRIAVDAAELARAA, from the coding sequence ATGCCCGAAGACTTCACCCCCCAGGAGGGGGACGACGCCCGGCGCAGCTTCGACGAGTTCCTCGCCCGCTACCTGCAGGGCGAGCAGGCTCGGGCGGCCCGGTCGATCGACCTCAGCCGGTTCCTGAGCGCCCGCACCCAGCAGATCCTGCAGGAGGCCGGACGCTTCGCCCTCATGCGCGGTCAGCGGGAGCTCGACGCCCTGCACGTGCTCCACGCGCTCGTCGAGGACCCGACCGCCCGCGAGGGGCTCTCCCGCGTGGGTGCCGACCCGCAGGCCATCCTGCGCGGCATCGAGGGGCGCCTGCCCCAGGCCGGGCCCGCCGCGGAGGCGGACGGCGCCGTCGTCACGGTGTCCGTGCAGCGCGCGCTGTTCCACGCCTTCCAGGTGGCCCGCTCGGCGGGATCCACCTACATCGACCCGGAACACCTCTTCTTCGCCCTCGTCCTCGCGCAGGACAGCCCGGCAGGCCGCGTGCTCGCCGAAGCGGGCGTCACGGCCGAGGCCCTCACCCAGGGCGTCCGTGAGCCGGTCCCCGCCGGGGCGCCCGGCACGGAGACCGGTGCACCCGCATCCCAGACCCCGATGCTCGACACCTACGGACAGGACCTCACCGCGCTCGCCGCGGCCGGGGACCTCGACCCGGTGATCGGCCGTGGCGACGAGATCGAGCAGACCATCGAGATCCTCAGCCGTCGCACGAAGAACAACCCCGTGCTGATGGGTGAGGCCGGCGTCGGCAAGACCGCGATCGTGGAGGGCCTGGCCCGCGCCATCGTCGCCGAGGAGGTGCCCGAGCTGCTGCGCGGGAAGCGCGTCATCGCGCTGGACCTGCCGGCCATGCTCGCCGGTGCCCGTTATCGCGGTGACTTCGAGGAGCGGCTGACCAAGACGATGGACGAGGTCGCCGGGCTCCGCGGCGAGGTCATCCTCTTCATCGACGAGGTGCACACCGTCGTCGGCGCCGGTGCCGGTGGTGAAGGTGCCATGGACGCGGGGAACATCCTGAAGCCGCGTCTCGCGCGCGGTGACCTGCACCTGGTCGGGGCGACGACCCTCAAGGAGTACCGGGTGATCGAGAAGGACCCCGCCCTGGAGCGCCGGTTCCAGCCGGTGCGCGTCGGCGAGCCGTCCCTCACGGACGCGATCGAGATCCTCCGGGGTCTGCGTTCCGCGTATGAGGAGCACCACCGGGTCACCTACACCGACGAGGCGCTGCGCGCTGCGGTCGAACTCAGCGACCGCTACCTGACCGAGCGGGTGCTGCCGGACAAGGCCATCGACCTGATCGACCAGGCCGGAGCGCGGCTCCGTCTGCGTCTGGGCGTGAGCGTGGACACCACGCAGCTCATGGCTCAGCTGGCCGAGCTGGAGGCGGAGAAGAACTCCGCCGTCGCGGCCGAGCGCTACGAGGAGGCCTCGCGTCTGCGCGACGAGATGACCCGCCTGCAGGGACGCATCGACGAGGTGACCGCAACCGGGCGTCCGGACGCGGTCGTGGACGAGGCGCAGATCGCCGCCGTCATCAGCCGTGCGACCGGCATCCCGGTCAGCCGTCTCACCGAAACGGAGCGCGATCGCCTGGCGACGCTCGAGAGCGAGCTGCACGCCCGGGTCATCGGGCAGGACGAGGCCGTCACCGCCGTCGCCAAGGCCGTCCGGCGCAGCCGGACCGGCATGGGGGACGCACGTCGGCCGATCGGCTCCTTCCTGTTCCTCGGACCGACCGGTGTCGGTAAGACGGAGCTCGCGAAGACCCTCGCGGCGTCCCTGTTCGACGACGAGGACGCGGTCATCCGCTTCGACATGAGCGAGTTCGGCGAGCGGCACACGGTGTCGCGCCTGGTCGGCGCCCCTCCCGGATACGTCGGCTACGACGAGGCCGGGCAGCTCACCGAGCGCGTGCGCCGCAACCCCTACGCCGTCGTGCTGTTCGACGAGATCGAGAAGGCCCACCCCGACGTCTTCAACCTGCTGCTGCAGGTGCTCGACGACGGGCGGCTGACCGACGGTCAGGGACGCACGGTCGACTTCCGCAACACCGTGATCGTCATGACGTCCAACATCGGCGCCGAGTTCCTGGCCTCGCGGTCCGGGGCGATCGGGTTCATCGCCGATGGCGGTGGCGCGACCGGTTTCGGATCCGAGAAGGACCTCCGCGACCGGGTGATGGCGAAGGTGCGCGAGGCGATGCGGCCGGAGTTCCTCAACCGCATCGACGAGATCGTCATGTTCCGCAAGCTCGACCTGCCGCAGCTGCGCGAGATCGTCTCGCTCCTGCTCGGCGCGACGCGCGCGCGGCTCGCCGCCCGCGAGATCGGCCTCGACGTCACGGACGCCGCGGTCGACTGGCTGGCCGAGCACGGCTACGAGCCGGAGTACGGCGCCCGCCCGTTGCGGCGGCTCATCCAGCGCGAGATCGACGACCGGATCGCGGATCTGCTCGTGAACGGACGCCTGGGGGACGGCGGCATGGTGCGGGTGGATGCCGTGGACGGCCGGATCGCGGTCGACGCGGCGGAGCTCGCCCGAGCGGCCTGA
- a CDS encoding ATP-dependent DNA ligase — MLLAAVVDAAETVGATSSRLAKTAALAALLRELAPEEIEPAVGFLVARPRQGRIGVGWRGLAALETSHARVPSLTVLDADAALAGLAAVAGSGAAALRRSELIALSERATPREWDFLSRVVRGELRTGALEGVLVEAIAKAADRDIAVVRRAAMLSGDLGETARIALTAPAGDLAAVGLMVGRPVLPMLASTAGSVPEALALAGAAASVEYKLDGARIQVHRAGDEVRVYTRSLADITARVPEIVSAVRDFPAERLILDGETLSLDEDGGPRPFQDTMARFGSERAASVALRPWFFDILHLDGRDLLDEPLATRRMLLEQAVGPARIPGIVTDDPARAEAFSREALAAGHEGVMVKALDAPYAAGRRGKSWLKVKPVLTVDLVVLAVEWGSGRRAGLLSNLHLGARDPEGEVGAPGGLVMVGKTFKGLTDAVLRWQTDHFLAEETRRTANTVHVRPETVVEVAIDGVQRSTRYPGGVALRFARVKHYRADKMPADADTIGALRALLRG; from the coding sequence ATGCTGCTCGCCGCGGTCGTCGACGCCGCCGAAACGGTCGGCGCGACCTCGTCCCGCCTGGCGAAGACCGCGGCGCTCGCCGCGCTGCTGCGCGAGCTCGCCCCGGAGGAGATCGAGCCGGCCGTGGGCTTCCTCGTGGCGCGGCCGCGTCAGGGTCGGATCGGCGTGGGATGGCGCGGCCTCGCGGCGCTGGAGACCTCGCACGCCCGCGTGCCCTCGCTCACCGTCCTCGACGCCGATGCGGCGCTGGCGGGTCTCGCGGCGGTGGCCGGCAGCGGCGCCGCCGCACTCCGGCGCTCGGAGCTGATCGCCCTCTCCGAGCGGGCGACCCCGCGGGAGTGGGACTTCCTCAGCCGGGTCGTGCGGGGCGAACTGCGCACCGGGGCACTGGAGGGCGTCCTGGTCGAGGCGATCGCGAAGGCGGCCGACCGGGACATCGCGGTCGTCCGCCGGGCGGCGATGCTCAGCGGCGACCTGGGCGAGACCGCGCGGATCGCCCTCACCGCGCCGGCCGGGGATCTCGCGGCCGTCGGCCTGATGGTGGGACGACCGGTGCTGCCGATGCTCGCCTCGACCGCCGGGTCCGTGCCGGAGGCCCTCGCCCTGGCGGGTGCGGCCGCATCCGTCGAGTACAAGCTCGACGGTGCCCGGATCCAGGTGCATCGTGCCGGCGACGAGGTGCGCGTGTACACCCGGAGCCTCGCCGACATCACGGCACGGGTCCCCGAGATCGTCTCCGCCGTCCGGGACTTCCCCGCCGAGCGGCTCATCCTCGACGGCGAGACCCTGTCGCTCGACGAGGACGGCGGCCCCCGCCCCTTCCAGGACACCATGGCGCGGTTCGGGTCCGAGCGAGCGGCGAGCGTGGCGCTGCGCCCGTGGTTCTTCGACATCCTGCACCTCGACGGACGCGACCTCCTCGACGAGCCGCTCGCGACCCGGCGGATGCTGCTCGAGCAGGCGGTGGGACCGGCGCGGATCCCCGGCATCGTCACCGACGATCCGGCGCGGGCGGAGGCCTTCTCGCGCGAAGCACTGGCCGCCGGGCACGAGGGCGTGATGGTGAAGGCGCTCGATGCGCCCTACGCCGCCGGACGGCGCGGCAAGAGCTGGCTCAAGGTCAAGCCGGTGCTGACCGTGGACCTGGTGGTGCTGGCCGTGGAATGGGGATCCGGCCGGCGCGCCGGGCTGCTCTCCAACCTGCACCTGGGGGCACGGGATCCGGAGGGGGAGGTCGGCGCGCCGGGCGGGCTCGTCATGGTCGGGAAGACCTTCAAGGGGCTCACCGACGCGGTCCTGCGGTGGCAGACCGATCACTTCCTCGCGGAGGAGACCCGCCGTACGGCGAACACGGTGCACGTGCGGCCGGAGACGGTGGTCGAGGTCGCCATCGACGGCGTGCAGCGCTCGACGCGGTACCCCGGTGGGGTGGCCCTGCGGTTCGCCCGCGTGAAGCACTACCGGGCGGACAAGATGCCCGCGGATGCCGACACGATCGGGGCTCTGCGGGCACTGCTGCGCGGGTGA
- a CDS encoding sugar ABC transporter permease, translated as MSSNATRTEAAPDPVASDLIGSGIEGGLGDQVQAWLQRVRSGDMGALPAVGGLVVLGILFSTLSPFFLTERNFANLLNQAATLVVLGMALVFVLLLGEIDLSAGVTGGVGMALFVVLNSVWGIPWPLALLVGFGFGILTGAMIGFFVARVGIPSFVVTLGLFLGFQGLALVIIGPGGLYRLQVPELIALQNGNLPVWGGWVMLLIMLLISAAMSLWDRSRRARAGVPNRAVSLVYIKLAVIAVVGGAVVFVLNQDRGQSVNAVQGVPYVVPVVLVILWVGTFVLDRTRFGRYIYAIGGNAEAARRSGVKVRWVKWWAFVIGSSLAVFSALLAVSRVGSVDATVGRDIVLSGVAAAVVGGVSLFGGRGRLVHAAIGALVIATITNGLALLNLPAGVNLLVTGGVLILAATVDAVSRLRSGGGRT; from the coding sequence ATGAGCAGCAACGCGACCCGGACCGAGGCCGCTCCCGACCCGGTGGCGAGCGACCTCATCGGCAGCGGGATCGAGGGCGGCCTCGGCGACCAGGTGCAGGCCTGGCTGCAGCGCGTCCGCAGCGGAGACATGGGCGCCCTGCCCGCCGTGGGCGGACTCGTGGTGCTCGGGATCCTGTTCTCGACGCTGAGCCCCTTCTTCCTGACGGAGCGGAACTTCGCGAACCTGCTGAATCAGGCGGCGACCCTGGTGGTCCTCGGCATGGCCCTGGTGTTCGTGCTCCTGCTGGGCGAGATCGACCTGTCGGCGGGGGTGACCGGCGGGGTGGGGATGGCTCTGTTCGTCGTCCTCAACAGCGTCTGGGGCATCCCCTGGCCGCTCGCCCTGCTGGTCGGGTTCGGCTTCGGGATCCTCACCGGTGCCATGATCGGCTTCTTCGTCGCGCGGGTCGGCATACCCTCGTTCGTGGTCACCCTGGGCCTGTTCCTCGGCTTCCAGGGACTGGCGCTCGTCATCATCGGTCCGGGCGGCCTCTACCGGCTGCAGGTCCCGGAGCTGATCGCCCTCCAGAACGGCAACCTCCCGGTGTGGGGCGGGTGGGTGATGCTGCTGATCATGCTGCTCATCTCGGCCGCGATGTCGCTCTGGGACCGGAGCCGTCGTGCGCGCGCCGGGGTCCCGAACCGCGCCGTGTCGCTGGTCTACATCAAGCTCGCGGTCATCGCCGTGGTCGGCGGCGCGGTCGTGTTCGTCCTCAACCAGGACCGGGGGCAGTCGGTCAACGCGGTGCAGGGCGTCCCCTACGTCGTCCCGGTCGTGCTGGTGATCCTCTGGGTCGGCACCTTCGTCCTGGACCGCACCCGTTTCGGCCGGTACATCTACGCCATCGGCGGCAACGCGGAGGCGGCGCGGCGCTCCGGCGTGAAGGTGCGCTGGGTCAAGTGGTGGGCGTTCGTGATCGGATCCAGCCTCGCGGTGTTCTCGGCGCTCCTGGCCGTCTCCCGGGTCGGCTCCGTCGACGCCACGGTGGGGCGCGACATCGTCCTCAGCGGCGTCGCCGCAGCGGTCGTCGGCGGTGTGAGCCTCTTCGGCGGGCGGGGCCGGCTCGTGCACGCCGCGATCGGCGCGCTGGTCATCGCGACGATCACGAACGGTCTGGCGTTGCTGAACCTCCCCGCGGGCGTCAACCTGCTCGTCACCGGCGGAGTGCTGATCCTCGCCGCGACGGTCGACGCGGTGTCCCGCCTCCGCTCCGGAGGCGGGCGGACCTGA
- a CDS encoding ATP-binding cassette domain-containing protein, producing MTDTITAAEPIIELIGAKKSFGPVTVLKGVDLKVYPGRVTALVGDNGAGKSTLIKGLAGVQPYDEGEVRVDGRHRDLHTPRDAAALGIEVVYQDLALCDNLDIVQNMFLGREELSAGTFDEGRMEKDASDTLRSLSVRTVKSVRQKVSSLSGGQRQTVAIARAVLKKARVVILDEPTAALGVAQTEQVLNLVQRLSEQGVAVVLISHNLVDVFQVADDIAVLYLGQLVAQVRTSETSRDDVVGYITGTKTLGGVEILNTSTVRTEGAAE from the coding sequence ATGACAGACACGATCACCGCAGCAGAGCCGATCATCGAGCTGATCGGCGCGAAGAAGTCGTTCGGTCCGGTCACGGTGCTCAAGGGCGTCGACCTGAAGGTGTATCCCGGCCGGGTCACCGCACTGGTCGGCGACAACGGCGCCGGCAAGTCCACCCTCATCAAGGGGCTGGCGGGCGTGCAGCCGTACGACGAGGGAGAGGTGCGGGTCGACGGCCGGCACCGTGACCTGCACACCCCCCGGGACGCCGCCGCCCTGGGCATCGAGGTGGTCTACCAGGACCTCGCCCTGTGCGACAACCTCGACATCGTTCAGAACATGTTCCTGGGGCGGGAGGAGTTGTCGGCGGGTACGTTCGACGAGGGCCGGATGGAGAAGGATGCCTCCGACACCCTGCGCTCCCTGTCCGTGCGCACCGTCAAGTCGGTGCGCCAGAAGGTGTCCTCACTGTCCGGCGGGCAGCGCCAGACGGTCGCCATCGCGCGCGCCGTACTGAAGAAGGCACGGGTCGTGATCCTCGACGAGCCGACCGCCGCGCTCGGCGTCGCCCAGACCGAACAGGTGCTGAATCTGGTGCAGCGGCTTTCCGAGCAGGGTGTCGCCGTGGTGCTGATCAGCCACAACCTCGTGGACGTCTTCCAGGTGGCGGACGACATCGCGGTCCTGTACCTCGGCCAGCTGGTCGCACAGGTCCGGACGAGCGAGACCTCCCGCGACGACGTCGTGGGCTACATCACCGGGACCAAGACGCTCGGCGGCGTCGAGATCCTCAACACGTCCACCGTGCGCACCGAGGGAGCAGCGGAATGA